A genome region from Luteitalea sp. includes the following:
- a CDS encoding PIN domain-containing protein → MKRRPNRGVTAWVDATAEELLHLSVITIGEVRKGIDLLPHDDPKRASLQSWLDRDVRLRFAGRLLAFDDAVAERWGQVEALAKRQRVTLPTIDAQLAATALHHGLTFVTRNTADVATTGVPVFNPWSG, encoded by the coding sequence ATGAAGCGTCGGCCGAACCGAGGTGTCACGGCCTGGGTCGATGCCACAGCCGAGGAGCTCCTGCACCTAAGTGTCATCACCATCGGTGAGGTCCGGAAGGGCATCGACCTTCTTCCACACGACGATCCGAAGCGCGCCTCCCTCCAGAGCTGGCTCGATCGGGACGTGCGTCTCCGGTTCGCAGGGCGCTTATTGGCCTTCGATGATGCCGTGGCCGAGCGATGGGGCCAAGTCGAGGCGCTCGCGAAGCGACAGCGCGTCACCCTGCCGACAATCGACGCCCAACTCGCCGCCACCGCGCTGCATCACGGGCTCACGTTCGTCACGCGGAATACTGCGGACGTGGCCACAACCGGTGTGCCGGTCTTCAACCCGTGGAGCGGCTGA
- a CDS encoding type II toxin-antitoxin system prevent-host-death family antitoxin, with translation MSPLNPPARAWRLHQAKARFSELFRLARAGGPQRVVKQGGEAVVIVPAEEFDRLRGRAEQPESLVEFFHQAPTGGRALDIQRKRDTTRDIEW, from the coding sequence ATGAGTCCATTGAATCCACCTGCGCGGGCCTGGAGGCTTCATCAGGCCAAGGCGCGCTTCAGCGAATTGTTCCGACTCGCGCGCGCGGGGGGGCCTCAACGCGTTGTTAAGCAGGGTGGTGAGGCGGTCGTGATCGTGCCGGCCGAGGAGTTCGACCGGCTCCGAGGACGAGCCGAGCAGCCTGAATCGCTCGTTGAGTTCTTCCACCAGGCGCCCACCGGCGGGCGGGCGCTCGACATCCAGCGCAAGCGTGACACCACACGGGACATCGAGTGGTAG
- a CDS encoding sulfatase-like hydrolase/transferase, with product MHGATTIIGVLLLAALARAETAWAQTAEQARPNIVLIVSDDQAWTDYGFMGHPIVQTPRLDRLADHSAVFRRGYVATALCRPSLATLITGVYAHQHKISGNDPSPALAPPDSTRYAELREQMISHIDRYPTVPKLLAERGYLSFQSGKWWEGSYQRGGFTHGMTRGFPKPGGRHGDDGLTIGREGMEPVFEFIDHTVAEKRPFFVWYAPFLPHTPHNPPERLLAKYRDKVDSLFVAKYYAMCEWFDETSGQLIDYLDEKGLTENTLFLYVADNGWIQRDDAGGYALRSKQSPNEGGVRTPIMLSWKGVIDPQEHDTLVSSVDLAPTILSAAGAAIPKNLPGIDLLPVVRDGKKLDRDTIFGEGFAHDVADLDNPEASLLYRWAIEGRWKLILTYDGALGRYASSHPRTERRPQLYDLTADPHETDNVAARHPEVAERLAKKIARWWPVTERQVQTAWPH from the coding sequence ATGCACGGCGCGACGACGATCATTGGGGTCTTGCTTCTGGCTGCGTTGGCCAGAGCTGAGACCGCCTGGGCGCAGACCGCGGAGCAGGCGAGGCCCAACATTGTGCTGATCGTTTCCGATGACCAGGCGTGGACAGACTACGGTTTCATGGGGCATCCGATCGTTCAGACGCCGCGCCTCGATCGTCTGGCGGATCACAGTGCGGTCTTCCGCCGAGGCTATGTCGCGACGGCGCTGTGCCGGCCGTCGCTGGCGACACTGATCACGGGCGTGTACGCGCACCAGCACAAGATCAGCGGGAACGATCCCTCGCCTGCGCTCGCGCCGCCGGACTCGACCCGGTACGCGGAGTTGCGCGAGCAGATGATCAGTCACATCGATCGTTACCCGACCGTGCCGAAGCTGCTGGCCGAGCGGGGCTATCTGAGCTTCCAGTCGGGCAAGTGGTGGGAGGGATCGTATCAGCGCGGCGGCTTCACGCATGGCATGACTCGTGGGTTTCCCAAACCCGGCGGCCGCCACGGCGACGACGGATTGACGATCGGACGAGAGGGCATGGAACCGGTCTTCGAGTTTATCGACCATACGGTCGCCGAGAAGAGGCCCTTCTTCGTATGGTACGCCCCCTTTCTCCCACATACCCCCCACAACCCACCGGAGCGCCTCCTGGCGAAGTATCGCGACAAGGTCGATTCGCTGTTCGTCGCGAAGTACTACGCGATGTGCGAGTGGTTCGACGAGACCTCCGGCCAGTTGATCGACTATCTCGACGAGAAAGGGCTGACGGAGAACACGCTCTTTCTCTACGTGGCCGACAACGGCTGGATTCAGCGAGACGACGCCGGAGGCTATGCGTTACGTTCGAAGCAATCGCCGAACGAGGGAGGTGTGCGAACGCCGATCATGCTGAGCTGGAAAGGTGTGATCGATCCCCAGGAGCATGACACGCTGGTGAGCAGCGTTGATCTCGCGCCGACGATTCTGAGTGCAGCGGGTGCCGCGATTCCGAAGAACCTGCCCGGCATCGACCTGCTGCCGGTGGTGCGGGACGGGAAGAAGTTGGATCGCGACACGATCTTTGGCGAGGGGTTCGCCCATGATGTGGCGGATCTCGACAACCCGGAAGCGTCGCTGCTGTATCGCTGGGCGATCGAGGGCCGATGGAAGCTGATATTGACCTACGACGGGGCGCTCGGCCGCTACGCCAGCTCGCATCCCCGGACGGAGCGCCGACCGCAGCTGTACGACCTCACCGCGGACCCGCACGAGACGGACAACGTGGCCGCGCGGCATCCGGAGGTCGCCGAGCGCCTGGCGAAGAAGATCGCTCGATGGTGGCCGGTGACCGAGCGCCAGGTCCAGACCGCCTGGCCGCATTGA
- a CDS encoding sulfatase-like hydrolase/transferase: MIMGVEANGRMRSSRGMPMAARLAAALLLLLLPRPASLAPLGAARDQSAAAVRAVRPNVILILADDLGWADLAAYGNTYNETPNIDRLARQGVRFTQFYAGPVCSPTRANLQSGQDQARFGITQHIPGHRRPYARLIDPIVPLHLPLEVETFAERLRRTGYATGYFGKWHLGGPGYGPADQGWETAVEHQGNTAPPRVSGRGGEQRTAEFLTDKALDFIEANRDQPFLLQVSHFAVHIPLSTTPHLLAKYEAKPPMSGYPSLPVYAGLLEELDQGVGRIADTVDRLGLAERTLILFLSDNGGLEHEQSGRVVTSNQPLRGEKGTLYEGGIRVPAIARWTGRIPAATHSDTPVTTIDLYPTLLEIVDLTGPKNQPLDGTSFASLLQAPTTPLARDALYWHLPHYHHSTPASAIRRGDWKLIEFFEDGALELYNLRADPGEQTNRAAHMTEKGQELHTALETWREEVGARMPRSNPQYDPQRATELAKRQPPPTKP, from the coding sequence ATGATTATGGGCGTCGAAGCGAACGGACGGATGAGGAGCTCGAGAGGCATGCCAATGGCAGCCCGACTAGCTGCGGCGTTGCTACTCTTATTGCTCCCGAGGCCCGCTTCCCTGGCGCCGCTCGGCGCAGCGCGTGACCAGTCGGCCGCGGCTGTTCGTGCCGTGAGGCCGAACGTCATTCTTATCCTGGCCGACGATCTCGGCTGGGCAGACCTCGCAGCGTACGGGAACACGTACAACGAAACGCCGAACATTGATCGTCTGGCACGGCAAGGTGTTCGTTTCACGCAGTTCTATGCCGGACCGGTCTGCTCGCCGACTCGTGCGAATCTGCAGTCAGGACAGGATCAAGCGCGGTTCGGCATCACCCAGCACATTCCGGGCCACCGGCGCCCGTATGCCAGACTGATCGATCCGATTGTCCCGCTGCATCTGCCGCTGGAGGTGGAAACCTTTGCCGAGCGGCTACGCCGCACCGGCTACGCCACGGGGTACTTCGGCAAGTGGCATCTGGGCGGCCCCGGGTACGGGCCGGCGGACCAGGGTTGGGAGACGGCTGTGGAGCATCAGGGCAATACGGCGCCGCCACGGGTTTCCGGGCGCGGCGGAGAGCAACGCACAGCGGAATTTCTCACCGACAAGGCACTGGACTTTATCGAGGCGAATCGAGACCAGCCTTTCCTGCTGCAGGTATCCCACTTCGCGGTGCATATCCCGCTTTCCACGACGCCGCATTTGCTGGCCAAGTACGAGGCCAAGCCGCCGATGTCCGGCTACCCCAGTCTGCCCGTGTATGCGGGACTCCTCGAGGAGTTGGATCAGGGCGTCGGCCGCATTGCCGACACGGTTGATCGCCTCGGTCTGGCCGAGCGGACGCTGATCCTTTTTCTGTCCGACAATGGTGGGCTAGAACACGAGCAGAGTGGGCGCGTCGTGACCTCGAACCAGCCGCTGCGCGGTGAGAAGGGGACATTGTACGAGGGAGGGATCCGGGTTCCGGCCATCGCGCGGTGGACGGGCCGCATCCCCGCCGCCACCCACTCCGATACGCCCGTGACCACGATCGACCTGTATCCCACGCTCCTCGAAATCGTGGATCTCACCGGGCCGAAGAACCAGCCCCTCGACGGCACCAGCTTCGCCTCGTTGCTGCAGGCCCCCACCACCCCTCTCGCGCGTGACGCCCTGTACTGGCACCTGCCCCACTATCATCACAGCACGCCGGCCAGCGCAATTCGGCGCGGCGACTGGAAGCTGATCGAGTTTTTTGAAGACGGCGCCCTTGAGCTCTACAATCTCCGCGCGGACCCAGGCGAGCAGACCAATCGTGCCGCCCACATGACAGAGAAGGGACAAGAGCTCCACACAGCTCTCGAGACTTGGAGAGAAGAGGTCGGCGCGCGGATGCCCCGGTCCAATCCGCAGTACGATCCTCAGCGCGCCACCGAGCTCGCAAAGCGCCAACCGCCACCGACCAAGCCATGA